One genomic segment of uncultured Desulfobacter sp. includes these proteins:
- the infC gene encoding translation initiation factor IF-3 produces MNKGIRATEVRVIGSDGEQIGVLPIAEALRIAQNDELDLVEVSPDARPPVCKIMDHGKYKYELTKKKQEAKRKQKSVQIKEIKVRPKTGDHDLMTKVRHVDKFISNGDKVKITLVFRGREFMLREQANVILEKIVEMTKDFAQVEQFPKFEGRVITMLLGPK; encoded by the coding sequence GTGAATAAGGGGATCAGAGCCACTGAGGTAAGGGTTATCGGTTCTGATGGTGAACAGATAGGGGTTTTGCCTATCGCTGAGGCGTTGCGTATTGCCCAAAACGATGAGCTGGATTTGGTTGAAGTGTCTCCGGATGCCAGGCCGCCTGTCTGCAAAATAATGGATCATGGAAAGTATAAGTACGAGCTGACTAAGAAAAAACAGGAAGCCAAAAGGAAACAAAAAAGTGTCCAGATTAAGGAGATCAAGGTCCGTCCCAAAACAGGCGATCATGATCTTATGACCAAGGTCCGGCACGTAGATAAATTTATTTCCAATGGTGATAAGGTAAAAATAACCCTGGTTTTCAGAGGACGCGAGTTTATGCTCAGGGAGCAGGCCAACGTCATTTTGGAAAAAATAGTGGAAATGACCAAAGACTTTGCCCAGGTGGAGCAGTTTCCCAAGTTTGAAGGGCGGGTCATTACCATGTTGCTTGGTCCCAAATAA